The genomic window CTGAAACATGGAAGAATTGAAATCTTAGATCAAAACACTATGTATGGATGGTATGAACTGCCTAAACAAGAATTCTTGAACAGCGAACAACCAGAGCTATTACTCACTACATCAAAAAATTTCCATTAATGAAAGATGTAAATCCATTGGAAAATCAAAAATACGCATGTCGGATGAAATGGTTGTTGCTATCTGCTCCAATAACGAATCATTGGTTTAACtgaataactaaataaaatagatagacCTTTCTCTTCGTCTCAGGTCGATGGATCTTCTCAACTGGAGGATCCCCTATATGGATAATATATGGATAATACACATTCCAGTTGACCGAGCCTAATTCTATTCTAATTGTTTTGTTCCGAAGCAAAGATATCCACGGGGCGGTTCGCCCTATTCAGATATTCACGACCGAGAAGTACTGGATTCTCTTTCGGATAGGTCCTGAAAGGAGAAGGAAAGCTGGAATGCCACCAGGCGTCTATTATTGAATTCACCCGACCCGATAGTACCCATTTTTGGAACGTCCAGTGCCAAAGTCACGGAATGGGTAAGTCGCCAATCCCTAAAACGGACTATGTAATGTACTTTATCCGCTGGGTTACGGGGGGGGCATTTTACCAGAGGTTTATATTGTATCAATCTACCCTTGTGTGCGTGATTCCTGTTGAAGCATATACTCGGGGGTGGGTGCAGGGCGAACGATTTCAAAGCGGACTCCCCATTCATTAGATAGAGAAGATCACCAAGATCTCGTGATCCGCTGCCGAACTTATTCCAATTCAATGAGCATTCTCAATATTATGCCTTGAAGAGGACTCGAACCTCCACGCTCTTTAGCACGAGATTTTGAGTCTCGCGTGTCTACCATTTCACCACCAAGGCATCTTGCAAGTGAATCGTATTCCATGAATATGATATCTATCTAGTGTGATGTATGGAATATATGACAAAGGTGGAGTGTTGGAGTATTTCTATTGATCGGTCATGTCATATAGGCCCGAGTCGGACATCCAATTGCTTCGATTTGAAGTATCCGGAGGATGTCTATATTaagattatattaaatatatatagattagaTTAAAAAGATGGACAATCAAACCTATTTATTTCTCGAttcaatagaagaaaaaaagaaaagaggtgaATAGGGTCCCAAATAACGAGAGATATGTAAAAAGAAGGCCCGATTACGCCCATTCCTAATCCTAAATGGAATGTAACGACGTAGGGATCCATATGTAAACATAGTATCTATTTAGATACGCTCGAATGACCCCTTCTCATAATGAGAATGTATATAGCCCTATTCCGGTCTGGTCCGGTATGGAATGAACTTATAATCATGGAATCGACTCGATCATCAGATTATAGATTATAAGTTCATAACCCCAGCCCATTCCCATTTTGGGCGGAACAGATCTACTAATTCTTTGATTCCAGTTAGTAAAGAGGGACCTTGAACTAAGAAATAGATTCTAGAAGCTAACTAGAAGCTAAACTAAAAAAGGGTATCCTGAGCAATTGCAATAATCGGGTTCATTGATATTCCTGGTATAGTAGATGCTATCACACATACAATCATACTCAATTCGATGGAATTGGTTGATCTTAAAGGGGATCTTCTATAATTTCGCACGTGAGGGGTTATTTCTTGGTTTCGTCCAGTCATTAATAACttgattatttttagataatagTAGATAGAAACAACGCTCGTAAGGAGTCCTATTGAAACCAAGAAATAGAGGCCTGCCTGCCATCCACACCAGAATAAATGGAGTTTTCGAAAAAACCTGCTAGTGGAGGAAGACCTCCTAGAGATAAGAGACATAGAGCTAAAGAGAGAGCCAAAAAAGGATCTTTTGTGTATAATCCTGCATAATCTCGAATGTTATCAGTTCCGGTACGTAGACCAAATAATACAATGCAAGCAAAAGTTCCTAGATTCATGGAGATATAGAACAGCATATAAGTTATCATGCTCGCATATCCACCATTTGAGTCTCCAACAATTATTCCAATAATTACATATCCGATTTGACCTATGGACGAATATGCAAGCATACGTTTCATGCTTGTTTGAGTAATAGCAATGAGATTCCCCAATATCATGCTAAGAATAGCTAGGatttccagaagaagatgccaTTCGTTTgatgagaaataaaaaggaatatcGAAAATTCGAGTGGCTGAAGCCGAAGCAGCTACTTTCGAAGTAACAGAAAGAAAAGCAACGACTGGAGTGGGAGAGTCAGAGTCGAAAAGAGGATTCCTCACTTCTTTCTCTCATTCAAAACCGTGCATGAGACTTTCATCTCGCACGGCTcctaagtgataaaagtaaagaagaacttatcttctttcttttttttgattaCCTTCCTCGCGTATGTATAAGATCGAACCCATTCGATTTCTAAAACGGATTACTAATCCTTAACTTTTCGAGGAATCCTTCATCAGTGGTTGTGAATGactgatttttctcaatcttTTCGACCTTGGTTCCGTAGGAGCAAGTCAGAAAGATTGAGAAATAGAACCATCTGATTTGATTCGTTCTCAATAGCCATGAGATGATCATCTTAGGGTGATCCTTTTGTCGACGGATGCTCCTATTACACTCGTAGTCTCTGAAGGATGAGAACCAACTATGTAGCATCTACATCGAGAATTCAAGTATTGTATACGTCATTAGTCCGATCCTTTGTAGGAACTACCCGTAATAACGAACTTGCAAAATGGATCTGTTTATCATAAAGAGAATCGTTGTTCCTGACCCTGCTTCACCTTAATTGTTATTTGAACAAGTCAAAGTCAAAGTTATGTCTTGGTCTGAGTGGGGATAGCATTTCTCTTCTGCATGTCCATGGAGTTTTGAAAAATCCAAACATCTCAGAGATAGATAGAGAGGTAGGAATTTATCGAACGAACCGCACTCCTTCGTATACGTCAGGAGTCCATTGATGAGAAGGGGCTGGGGAAAGCTTGAACCCAATTCCTACAGTGATGAATATAAGCGCAATTGAAATTCCTGGGGAGTTATACATTTGTGTATTGATAAGACCATTCACTATTTCTTGAAGCTCGATCTCTCCCCCGGATGAACCATATAGCCAAGAGAAACCATGAACCAGAATAGAAGAGCTTGCCCCACCCATGAGTAAATATTTCGTAGTAGCCTCATTAGACCGTACATCTTTCTTGGTATATCCAGATAATAGGTAGGAGCATAAACTGAAACATTCTGGAGCTACAAAGATAGTTATTAAATCGTTAGCACCGCATAAAACATTCCTCCTAGAGTAGCTGTTAATACGAATAACAGAAACTCTGCTATAGCCATTTCTGTACATTCAATGTACTCTACGGATAGAGGAATACATAGAGTTGAacatagtaaaataagaaattgaaagatttcGTTGAAATTGTTCGTTTGGAAATTTCCTGAAAAGCTAATCATAGGTTCTTCTCTCCATCGGAACAATAGGGCCGTTATGCTCattactaaacttgttgaagaGATGAAATATAACCAAGGTATATCTTTTTGATCAGAGGTTGAATCGATCATCAGAAGAAGAATTAGGCCAAAAATTAGGATACATTCTGGGAAAATAAAACTTCCATCGAAGAGAAGCAAATGAAAGGCTTTCATAAAAATTCTCGTAGAATCGAGAATGAAGTTTTCATTCTGTACATGCCAGATCATGAATTAGTAACTGCATCCAATCTCCAAAAAAAATCCCAATTGTTTCGAACTTTCTAGTTTTGGAATGGGAATATTTACGGAATCCCCATGAATAGGATCAAACCTTATTCCATGGTATTTACATGAGATTCCTCTTTCTTATTCTTAAGCAAGTCCCCGAGAGGGCTTAGTTGATCCATGATTTATGTTTCAGCTTTCGTTTCCTTTTCGTTTGTTTCGAGAAATATATCGATCAATTccgattctttctttttctattgatTCTTTTCCGATCGAGATGTATGGATCCATGAATCTATGTGTCTATATCGATCCTGTTCATGGATTAACGAAAATGTGCAAAAGCTCTATTTGCCTCTGCCATTCTATGAGTCTCTTCCTTTTTGCGTATGGCATCGCCACTCCCTTTGGCAGCATCCACTAATTCGGAACTTAATTTGAAAGCCATATTTCGACCCGGACGTTTTCGGGATGCCCCTAATAACCAACGAATGGCAAGTGCTTTTCCTTGTGTGGATCCTATTTCAATGGGAACTTGATGAGTCGATCCGCCTACACGTCTTGCTTTTACTGCTATATCGGGAGTTACTCCACGTATTGCTTGACGTAAAACAGATAGTGGATTTGTTTCTGtcttttgttgaatcttttTCAAGGCTCGATAGATAATTTGATAAGCCAATGATTTTTTTCCGTGTTTCAGAATACGGTTAACCAACATGTTAACTAATCGATTACGATAAATTGGATCGGATTTTGCAGTTTTTTCTTCTGCAGTACCTCGACGTGACATGAGCGTGAAAGGGGTTCAAgaatccattttcttttataagggctaaaatcatttattttggctttttgaCCCCATATTGTAGGGTGGATCTCGAAAGATATGAAAGATCTCCCTCCAAGCCGTACATACGACTTTCATCGAATACGGTTTTCCACAGAATTCCATATGTATCTATGAGATCGAGTATGGAATTCTGTTTACTCACTAAATTGAGTATCCGTTTCCTCCCTTTCCTGCTAGGATTGGAAATCCTGTATTTTACATATCCATACGATTGAGTCCTTGGGTTTCCGAAATAGTGTAAAAGAAGTGCTTCGAATCATTGCTATTTGACCCGGACCTGTTCTAAAAGAGTCGAGGCATTTCGAATTGTTTGTTGACACGGACAAAGTCAGGAAAACCtctgaaattatttcaatattggACCTTGGACATATAATAGTTCCGAATCGAATCTCTTTAGAAAGAAGATCTTTTGTCTCATGGTAGCCTGCTCCAGTCCCCTTACGAAACTTTCGTTATTGGGTTAGCCATACACTTCACATGTTTCTAGCGATTCACATGGCATCATCAAATGATACAAGTCTTGGATAAGAATCTACAACGCACTAGAACGCCCTTGTTGACGATCCTTTACTCCGACAGCATCTAGGGTTCCTCGAACAATGTGATATCTCACACCGGGTAAATCCTTAACCCTTCCCCCTCTTACTAAGACTACAGAATGTTCTTGTGAATTATGGCCAATACCAGGTATATAAGCAGTGATTTCAAACCCAGAGGTTAATCGTACTCTGGCAACTTTACGTAAGGCAGAGTTTGGTTTTTTGGGGGTGATAGTGGAAAAGTTGACAGATAAGTCACCCTTACTGCCACTCTACAGAACCGTACATGAGATTTTCACCTCATACGGCTCCTCGTTCAATTCTTTCGAAGTCATTGGGTCCTTTTCCTCGTTCGAGAATCTCCTCCCTTCTTCCACTCTGTCCCGAAGAGTAACTAGGACAAATTCAGTCACGTTTTCATGTTCCAATTGAACACTTTCCATTTTGATTATTCTCAAAAAGAAGATTTTTTACCAAACATCTGCGGATCCAATCACACGATCTTATAATAAGAACAAGAGATCTTTCTCGATCAATCCTTTGCCCTCATTCTTCGAGAATCAGAAAGATCcttttcaagtttgaatttgttcatttggAATCTGGGTTCTTctacttcatttttatttacttatttattattttgattatttttttcccctctttttttgatttcttttttttttattttattcccttCCATCATTCCCTAAGTCCCATAGGTTTGATCCTATAGAATCTGACCCATTTTCTCATTGAGCGAGGGGTACGAAATAAATCAGATTGATTTTTCGATCAAAAGCACTATGTGAAATCTTCGGTTTTTCCTCTTTCTCTATCCCTATCCCATAGGTACAGCATTTGAATCAATAGAGAACCTTTTCCTCCTATATGAATCAATATTATTACATTCCAATTCCTTACTGATACCCCCCAAGGAAAATCCCGAATTGGATCCCAAATTGACGGGTTAGTGTGAGCTTATCCATGCGGTTATGCACTCTTCGAATAGGAATCCATTTTCTGAAAGATCCTGGCTTTCGTGCTTTGGTGAGTCTCCGAGATCCTTTCGACGACCTATGTTGTGTTGAAGGGATATCTATATGATCCGATCGATTGCGTAAAGCCCGCGGTAGCAACGGAACCGGGGAAAGTATACAGAAAAGAcagttcttttctttctattatattagtattttctattctattttttctattcTATTAGTATTAGATTAGTATTCTATTCTATTAGTATTAGATTAGTATTAGTTAGATTAGATTAGTATTAGTTAGTGATCCCGGCTCAGTGAGTCCTTTCTTCCGTGATTAACTGTTGGCGCCAGTCCTAGTCCTACATTCCATTTTGTCTCTGTGGACCGAGGAGAAAGGGGGCTCAGCGGGAAGAGGATTGTACCATGAGAGAAGCAAGGAGGTCAACCTCTTTCAAATATACAACATGGATTCTGGCAATGCAATGGAGTTGGGCTTTCATGCGGATCCGAATGAATCATCTTTTCCACGGAGGTAAATCCTTGCCCGCTAGGCAAGAGGATAGCAAGTTACAAATTCTGTTTCGGTAGGACATGTATTTCTATTACTATGAAATTCATAAATGAAGTAATTAATCGTGGGGTTACCATTATCCTGTTTGTAGTGACGAATCTTGTATGTGTtcctaagaaaagaaaagaaatttgtcaaaatttcgGGGTCTTAAAGGGTCGTGGAAACACATAAGAACTCTTGAATGGAACTGGAAAGAGATGTAACTCCAGTTCCTTCGGAAATGGTAAGATCTTTGGCGCAAGAAGAAGGGGCTGATCCGTATCATCTTGACTTGGTTctgatttctctatttttttaagaataccGCTTCTCCTACTCGTATCGAATAGAACATGCTGAGGCAAACCTTCTTCATGTAAAACCTGCTTGATTTAGATCAGGAGAATCGTACGGTTTTATGAAACCATGTGTATATGGCTCGAATCCGTAGTCAATCCTATTTCCGATAGGAGCAGTTGACAATTGAATCAACTTTTCCATTATTTTCGTATCCGTAATAGTGCGAAAGGAAAGCCTGGCTCCAAGTTGTTCAAGAATAGTGGCGTTGTTGAGTTTCTCGATCCTTTGACTTAGGATTAGTCAGTTCTATTTCTTGATGGGGGCAGGGAAGGGATATAACTCAGCGGTAGAGTGTCACCTTGACGTGGTGGAAGTCATCAGTTCGAGCCTGATTATCCCTAAACCCAATGTGAGTTTTCTATTTTGCCTTGCCCCCCGCCGTGATCGAATAAGAATGGATAAGAGGCTCGTGGGATTGACGTGAGGGGGTAGGGATGGCTATATTTCTGGGAGCGAACTCCAGGCGAATATGAAGCGCATGGATACAAGTTATGCCTTGGAATGAAAGACAATTCCGAACCGGCTTTGTCTACGAACAAGGAAGCTATAAGTAATGCAACTATGAATCTCATGGAGAGTTCGATCCTGGCTCAGGATGAACGCTGGCGGCATGCTTAACACATGCAAGTCGGACGGGAAGTGGTGTTTCCAGTGGCGGACGGGTGAGTAACGCGTAAGAACCTGCCCTTGGGAGGGAACAACAGCTGGAAACGGCTGCTAATACCCCGTAGGCTGAGGAGCAAAGGAGGAATCCGCCCGAGGA from Gossypium raimondii isolate GPD5lz unplaced genomic scaffold, ASM2569854v1 Contig00271, whole genome shotgun sequence includes these protein-coding regions:
- the LOC128037734 gene encoding 30S ribosomal protein S7, chloroplastic; this encodes MSRRGTAEEKTAKSDPIYRNRLVNMLVNRILKHGKKSLAYQIIYRALKKIQQKTETNPLSVLRQAIRGVTPDIAVKARRVGGSTHQVPIEIGSTQGKALAIRWLLGASRKRPGRNMAFKLSSELVDAAKGSGDAIRKKEETHRMAEANRAFAHFR